The Streptococcus oralis DNA window CGAGAGTTACAAAGAATGTTCCTTCGATAAAGGCAATCCCCATGATCATTAAGCTACGCAATTGTGGAATGATGTCTGGTTGACGAGCTGCTGATTTGAACAAACCGTTCATCAACATACCTTCTGCAAGGGATACACCCATACAGGCAAGACAAAGACCGAAAAATGTTAAATTCATGATGAATTCTCCTTTTATTTAAAATTTACTTACTTAGTTTAGTCCTAAAATTTTGATTTGTCAACTTTTTACTTACGTTGAAAGCGTTTCAGATAATATATTTCTATTTTTGCTATTTTTATCCTATTCTATAGAAAGTTTTTCCATTTTAGATTGCGAGTTTTTCTTGATTTTACTATATTTTCTGAAACAAACTGAAAAATCCAAGTTTAGAACTTGGATCGATTCAGTTTATTTAAAATAGCAGGAATAGTGTTGTTTACAACCTGGATTAAATGGAGCACTGCAGTAAGGACAAGCCATCAGTTTTTGGTATTCTTGGAAAGTCATTGTCCTCTTACAAACCCCACATAAAATCGGTCGATCCTCAGAAAGGACCAAGGGATAGGGCGAAAACACATGCGTTTCTATAGCATTGTGGCACTGATAGCAAGCATAGTATTTTTTACACTCATAGCACTGAAGAGAAACGATGTCCTTTTCGCCATGATAATGAACGCATCTGCCTTCATCATCAACTAACAAACCTTGTGCTTGATTCATTCACTTTTCCTTTTCTAGGCACGAACTGTGACGCTGGTTCCATCTTCCTTATAGAGATTGATAAGACCTTCCTTGAGAGCGCGGACCATGTCCCCAGCTTGAACAGGTTGTGGAACCTTGATTGTCAAGAGTTCCATTGGATTTGGAGCACGATCAATTTTATTGCCCTTGGCATCATGAAGGTCTTCGATATAAGTCTCAAAATGACGGAAACCTGGTCCATAAAACTCGACTTGATCGCCTTCGTTGATGACATTCCGTTGACGAATGGTTGCCGTTTGAGTCGCATCATCATACGCAACCACTTCAGCGACAAACTTGTATTCAGGAATTTTACGACGTGCGCCAAATAACTGTTCATTTTCAGACGGCGTACCATAGTAGAAACCTGTTGCCAATTCACGTTGGGCAACTTTCCACATCTCGTCTACTAAGTCTTGTTTGATGGCTTCAAACTTCTCAGGACTTTCGAGATAAGCATCTACAGCCGCCTTATAACAGTTGGTCACAGTTGAAACATAGTGGATAGACTTCATGCGACCTTCAATCTTGAGACTGTCTACGCCATTTTCAATCATATCTGGGATATGGTCAATCATAGACATATCAACGGCAGACATCGAAAATTCTTCTGGGATTTCACCTTTCAGACTTTTACGTTCTTGACCAAAGGGCATGTCATAAAGATCGTATTTCCAACGACAAGACTGAGAACAGCCCCCACGGTTGGCATCACGCATACTCATGTGGTTTGATAACGTACAGCGACCTGAGTAAGAAATACACATGGCTCCATGGACAAAGGCCTCAATCTCAACATCAGTACGTTTGCGAATCTCTGCCAATTCTTCCATTGAAACTTCACGGGCCAAAACCACGCGAGTTAGACCAAGTTCTTTCCAGAACTCTAAAGTTTCATAGTTCGTCGCACTGGCTTGGGTTGAAAGGTGGATTTCAAGACCTGGTGCTTCTGTTGCTGCAATCATAATCAAGGCTGGATCTGACACGATAACTGCGGCAATCCCAATGTCACGCAACTTACGGAACCATTCTCCAGCACCAGCTTCGTTTCCTTCGTGCATAACCATGTTAGCAGCCACATAGACCTTGGCACCGTACTTAGCAGCAAACTGCACGCCTTCTTCCATCTGTTCAAAGGTGAAGTTTCCTGCACGGCTACGAAGACCATAGGCTTGCCCACCGATAAAGACTGCGTCCGCACCATATTGGACAGCTACTTTCAGCTTCTCTAAAGTTCCTGCAGGTGATAAAACCTCAGGACGTTTTAATGTTTTTGTCATTTTTTCTCCTATTTGCAATATAAAAGTTTGACGTTTTTCCTTCTCATTTTATAGTAAATAATAGATAAAATCAAGCCTAGACAGATTGTTTTGACAATTCTAATCTTTTCTAAAACAAAAAACTAGCCTTTCTAGACTAGTTATTTTCAAGATAAAATTCAAAGCGTTCGCCCACGTATTGACTCTTTACATACTCAAAAGCCGTCCCATCTTCAAGATAAGAGACCTGAGTCAAGGCTAAAATGGCATGCCCCTTTTCGACTTCTAGATAGTGAGCAATCTTTTCCTTAGCCAATCTCGCATAAATGGTCTGTTGGGATTTGCCAATCCGGTAACCATGTTGCTGCAAGGTTTGAAAGAAATGACTGGTGATCTCTTCTTTTTTGAAATCCTTGATAAATTTCTCAGGAATGGATGCGACTTCATAGACTAGCGGAACTTGGTCAGCGTAACGCACCCGTTCCATACGGATAATATTCTCTGTCGGAGTAATCCCTAGCT harbors:
- a CDS encoding F0F1 ATP synthase subunit C yields the protein MNLTFFGLCLACMGVSLAEGMLMNGLFKSAARQPDIIPQLRSLMIMGIAFIEGTFFVTLVFSFIIK
- a CDS encoding CHY zinc finger protein, yielding MNQAQGLLVDDEGRCVHYHGEKDIVSLQCYECKKYYACYQCHNAIETHVFSPYPLVLSEDRPILCGVCKRTMTFQEYQKLMACPYCSAPFNPGCKQHYSCYFK
- a CDS encoding peptidase U32 family protein → MTKTLKRPEVLSPAGTLEKLKVAVQYGADAVFIGGQAYGLRSRAGNFTFEQMEEGVQFAAKYGAKVYVAANMVMHEGNEAGAGEWFRKLRDIGIAAVIVSDPALIMIAATEAPGLEIHLSTQASATNYETLEFWKELGLTRVVLAREVSMEELAEIRKRTDVEIEAFVHGAMCISYSGRCTLSNHMSMRDANRGGCSQSCRWKYDLYDMPFGQERKSLKGEIPEEFSMSAVDMSMIDHIPDMIENGVDSLKIEGRMKSIHYVSTVTNCYKAAVDAYLESPEKFEAIKQDLVDEMWKVAQRELATGFYYGTPSENEQLFGARRKIPEYKFVAEVVAYDDATQTATIRQRNVINEGDQVEFYGPGFRHFETYIEDLHDAKGNKIDRAPNPMELLTIKVPQPVQAGDMVRALKEGLINLYKEDGTSVTVRA
- a CDS encoding GntR family transcriptional regulator, giving the protein MLPAYMKIHDQIKKDIDEHHWKIGERLPSERDLAEQFQVSRMTLRQAISLLVEEGVLERRVGSGTFVSSTRVQEKMRGTTSFTEIVKSQGKVPSSQLISYRRTIPNEQEVAKLGITPTENIIRMERVRYADQVPLVYEVASIPEKFIKDFKKEEITSHFFQTLQQHGYRIGKSQQTIYARLAKEKIAHYLEVEKGHAILALTQVSYLEDGTAFEYVKSQYVGERFEFYLENN